A single region of the Plutella xylostella chromosome 26, ilPluXylo3.1, whole genome shotgun sequence genome encodes:
- the LOC125490668 gene encoding uncharacterized protein LOC125490668, protein MGEDVFQYQNNLPATAESYTKRSILAEIQKLFDPLGWIAPAIIPAKILMQRLWLQRTGWDEDVDEEAREEWIELREKFQELDQVQVKRWHETTESNRDHTSIHGFCDASTKAYAAVAYLRVEDKEGNITTNIIAAKTRVAPLKPVTLPRLELCGAVLLAKMLKQIREAMRISESKVHAWTDSTIVLSWLSGDPARWNTFVRNRVVTILDDVNNNWHHVQTHENPADVATRGIEIADLKEHKLWWKGPQWLREKEVIYSKPANLETNLEKREKIKINTTIVNEDENIEKQFENMEDLTQLLIVITHCRRFMRYKKDNLKERPITTKELNESLNACIKIVQRNNFEEEINRLKENLEVKRESKLSLLKPYMDNEGIVRVGGRLRHANIEEDRKHPIIIPSEGYLTTLIIADAHAKTLHGGIQLMLEYLRSKYWILKVKNLVKTMIRNCLICAKQRALVRNQLMGDLPTARVNPARPFYNSGVDFAGPYQATKAIHLELVGDLTSEAYIGAYRRFMSRRGRCSHLWSDQGRNFIGADKELKTALKEAKLDFEGDIAETLAKDGTQWHFIPGYSPHMGGLWEAGVKSMKYHMKRILTSHLTFEEMSTLLCQIEACLNSRPISTIESESETITLTPGHFLIGEAPVTVPNPDLKSVKVSRLTRWQHLQKLLSDFWQIWQSEYLARLQQRPKWLKKVQEFEKGHIVLIKTENLPPGKWSLGRIVDKHPGADGVTRVYSVKSGNSVVQRPMNKLCYLPIDTAT, encoded by the exons ATGGGAGAAGatgtatttcaatatcaaaacaaCTTACCTGCTACAGCTGAATCTTACACGAAGAGAAGTATCCTGGCAGAAATACAGAAGTTGTTCGATCCTCTTGGATGGATTGCCCCGGCGATTATCCCTGCAAAGATACTCATGCAAAGATTATGGCTCCAAAGAACTGGATGGGATGAAGACGTAGACGAAGAAGCAAGAGAAGAGTGGATAGAACTTAGAGAGAAATTTCAAGAGCTGGACCAAGTACAAGTAAAGAGATGGCACGAAACGACTGAAAGCAACAGAGATCATACATCTATACATGGTTTCTGTGATGCTTCCACCAAAGCCTATGCAGCAGTAGCATATCTCAGAGTAGAAGACAAAGAAGGAAATATAACAACCAACATAATAGCCGCTAAAACTCGAGTAGCACCACTAAAACCAGTAACACTCCCTCGTCTAGAACTATGCGGTGCAGTACTGCTTGCAAAGATGCTGAAACAAATAAGAGAAGCCATGAGGATTTCTGAAAGTAAAGTTCATGCTTGGACAGACTCCACAATCGTACTGTCCTGGTTGTCTGGAGATCCAGCAAGATGGAACACCTTCGTACGTAATCGAGTTGTTACTATCTTAGACGATGTTAATAACAATTGGCATCATGTCCAGACTCACGAGAATCCAGCAGATGTAGCTACGAGAGGCATTGAAATAGCAGATTTAAAGGAACACAAACTATGGTGGAAGGGCCCACAGTGGCTAAGAGAGAAAGAAGTCATCTACAGCAAACCGGCAAACCTGGAAACAAACCTGGAAAAAAGAGAAAAGATAAAGATTAATACAACAATAGTAAATGAAGATGAAAACATAGAGAAACAATTTGAAAACATGGAAGATTTAACACAACTCCTCATAGTCATCACACACTGCAGAAGATTCATGCGATACAAGAAAGATAACCTGAAAGAAAGACCTATAACTACAAAGGAACTTAATGAATCACTAAACGCATGCATAAAAATAGTTCAAAGAAATAATTTCGAAGAAGAAATAAACAGATTAAAAGAAAACCTTGAAGTCAAAAGGGAAAGCAAGTTGAGTTTACTAAAACCATACATGGATAATGAAGGAATAGTAAGAGTGGGTGGAAGACTGAGACACGCAAACATAGAAGAAGACAGAAAACACCCCATCATTATACCAAGTGAAGGTTACCTTACCACATTAATAATCGCTGATGCACATGCAAAAACGTTACATGGAGGAATCCAACTTATGCTTGAGTACCTGAGATCAAAATATTGGATTCTGAAAGTAAAGAATTTAGTAAAAACGATGATACGTAATTGCTTGATATGCGCCAAACAGAGAGCATTAGTAAGAAACCAGCTGATGGGAGACCTACCGACAGCCCGAGTCAACCCAGCCAGACCGTTCTATAATAGTGGCGTTGATTTCGCGGGTCCTTATCAA GCCACGAAAGCAATACACTTAGAACTTGTCGGAGATCTGACATCAGAGGCATACATAGGTGCATACAGGAGATTCATGTCAAGACGAGGCCGCTGCTCGCACCTATGGAGTGACCAGGGAAGAAACTTTATCGGCGCAGACAAGGAGTTGAAAACAGCATTGAAGGAGGCTAAACTCGATTTTGAAGGAGACATAGCAGAGACACTTGCCAAAGATGGAACTCAATGGCATTTCATTCCTGGATATAGCCCTCATATGGGAGGCTTATGGGAGGCGGGCGTCAAGTCCATGAAGTACCACATGAAAAGAATCCTGACCTCTCACCTCACGTTCGAAGAGATGTCTACACTCCTGTGTCAGATAGAAGCCTGTCTTAACTCCCGGCCTATATCTACAATTGAATCTGAGTCTGAAACAATAACACTAACACCAGGCCATTTCCTGATCGGCGAAGCGCCTGTGACTGTTCCAAACCCAGACCTGAAGTCAGTGAAGGTTAGTCGACTGACACGTTGGCAACATCTACAGAAACTCCTATCAGACTTTTGGCAAATATGGCAGAGTGAATACCTCGCACGATTACAACAAAGACCAAAATGGCTAAAGAAAGTACAGGAATTTGAGAAAGGACAtattgtacttataaaaaCAGAAAACTTGCCACCCGGCAAATGGAGTCTCGGCCGCATCGTGGACAAGCACCCGGGCGCTGACGGAGTCACCAGAGTGTACAGTGTGAAGAGTGGTAACAGTGTAGTGCAAAGACCTATGAATAAATTGtgttacttacctatagaCACTGCcacttaa